A genome region from Anopheles stephensi strain Indian chromosome 2, UCI_ANSTEP_V1.0, whole genome shotgun sequence includes the following:
- the LOC118507964 gene encoding palmitoyl-protein thioesterase 1 → MAQTRLSMIICCVAICLLNAHKVHSEKLPIVLWHGMGDTCCFPFSLGGVRKFLESEIGVYVKSVEIGNSIAEDFKSGYLVHPNQQIEMVCAELSNDAKLNNGFNAIGFSQGGQFLRGLVQRCPTVRINNLITLGGQHQGVFGLPNCPSLSSRTCERFRQLLNYAAYTELMQNFLVQATYWHDPLNEEKYKNSSSFLADINNERFINQSYVENLQKLNKFIMVQFNKDTIVQPLESQWFGYYKPGQDKETQGLKETELFIEDRLGLKKMDNENKLVFLQCEGNHLQFTKEWLRENLFIYLT, encoded by the exons ATGGCGCAAACGAGACTTTCGATGATTATCTGCTGTGTAGCTATTTGTTTGCTGAATGCTCACAAAGTCCATAGTGAAAAATTACCGATCGTTCTATGGCATGGAATGG GGGATACTTGCTGTTTTCCGTTCAGTTTAGGTGGTGTTAGAAAATTTCTCGAATCAGAAATCGGAGTTTATGTAAAGTCTGTGGAAATTGGCAACTCTATTGCTGAAGATTTTAAAAGTGGCTATTTGGTTCATCCAAATCAACAG ATAGAAATGGTTTGTGCAGAGCTGAGCAACGATGCCAAGCTAAACAATGGATTTAATGCTATTGGATTTTCGCAAGGAGGTCAGTTCCT aCGTGGACTCGTGCAAAGATGTCCAACCGTACGGATCAACAATTTGATTACTCTTGGTGGTCAGCATCAAGGCGTGTTTGGTTTGCCAAATTGTCCGTCATTAAGTAGCCGAACGTGTGAGCGTTTCCGGCAGCTTCTGAACTATGCCGCCTATACGGAGTTGATGCAAAATTTCCTTGTTCAAGCAACCTATTGGCATGATCCGCTGAATGAAGAGAAATACAAAAACTCCAGCTCGTTTTTGGCGGATATTAATAACGAACGATTCATCAACCAAAGTTATGtggaaaatttacaaaaactaaacaaatttATCATGGTTCAGTTTAACAAGGATACCATTGTTCAACCATTAGAATCGCAATGGTTTGGTTATTACAAACCTGGACAGGATAAAGAAACACAGGGTCTTAAGGAAACTGAACTGTTTATCGAG gATCGACTAGGTCTGAAGAAGATggacaacgaaaacaaacttgtttttcttcagtGCGAAGGCAATCATCTGCAGTTCACAAAGGAATGGTTGCGagaaaatttgtttatttatttaacgtaG